In Aeromicrobium marinum DSM 15272, one genomic interval encodes:
- the lepA gene encoding translation elongation factor 4 has protein sequence MVNRSAPAPGSTDPSIIRNFCIIAHIDHGKSTLADRMLQHTGVVDGRDMKAQYLDRMDIERERGITIKSQAVRMPFTKSSGDDAGTVYVLNMIDTPGHVDFTYEVSRSLEACEGAVLLVDAAQGIEAQTLANLYLAIDADLDIIPVLNKIDLPGAQPEKYAAEIAGIIGGDPDDVLRVSAKTGQGVEELLNLIVDEVPPPKGDPDAPARALIFDSVYDTYRGVVTYVRVVDGSLSHRDRIKMMSTGAVHEMLEVGVISPEPVKSAEIGVGEVGYLITGVKEVRQSRVGDTVTSAVRGASEPLGGYKNPNPMVFSGLYPMDGDDYPTLRDALEKLQLNDAALVYEPESSGALGFGFRIGFLGLLHLEIVRERLEREFNLSLISTAPNVVYRVRMEDGSEEVVTNPSEYPGGKIDQVFEPVVRATVLSPTDYIGTIMELCQARRGQLIGMDYLSEDRVEIKYTLPMGEIMFDFFDALKSRTKGYASLDYEPTGEQASDLVKVDVLLQGEVVDAFSAIVHRDNAYAYGVSLASKLKELIPRQQFEVPIQAAIGARVIARENIRAIRKDVLAKCYGGDISRKRKLLEKQKEGKKRMKMVGRVEVPQEAFIAALSTGETAKN, from the coding sequence GTGGTGAACCGGAGCGCACCGGCGCCGGGATCGACCGACCCGTCGATCATCCGCAACTTCTGCATCATCGCGCACATCGACCACGGCAAGTCGACGCTGGCCGACCGGATGCTGCAGCACACCGGGGTGGTCGACGGTCGCGACATGAAGGCGCAGTACCTCGACCGCATGGACATCGAGCGTGAGCGCGGCATCACGATCAAGAGCCAGGCCGTGCGGATGCCGTTCACCAAGTCCAGCGGCGACGACGCCGGCACCGTGTACGTCCTGAACATGATCGACACCCCCGGTCACGTGGACTTCACCTACGAGGTCAGCAGGAGCCTGGAGGCGTGCGAGGGCGCGGTGCTGCTCGTCGACGCCGCGCAGGGCATCGAGGCGCAGACCCTCGCCAACCTGTACCTGGCGATCGACGCGGACCTCGACATCATCCCGGTGCTCAACAAGATCGACCTGCCCGGCGCGCAGCCGGAGAAGTACGCGGCCGAGATCGCCGGCATCATCGGCGGCGACCCCGACGACGTGCTCCGCGTCTCGGCCAAGACCGGCCAGGGCGTCGAGGAGCTGCTCAACCTCATCGTCGACGAGGTCCCGCCACCGAAGGGCGACCCCGATGCCCCGGCCCGCGCCCTGATCTTCGACTCCGTCTACGACACCTACCGGGGCGTCGTGACCTACGTGCGGGTGGTCGACGGTTCGCTCAGCCACCGCGACCGCATCAAGATGATGTCCACCGGGGCGGTGCACGAGATGCTCGAGGTCGGCGTCATCTCGCCCGAACCGGTCAAGTCCGCCGAGATCGGCGTCGGTGAGGTCGGCTACCTCATCACGGGCGTCAAGGAGGTCCGCCAGTCACGGGTCGGCGACACGGTGACCTCCGCGGTGCGGGGCGCGTCCGAGCCGCTCGGCGGGTACAAGAACCCCAACCCGATGGTGTTCTCGGGCCTCTACCCGATGGACGGCGACGACTACCCGACGTTGCGCGACGCCCTGGAGAAGCTGCAGCTGAACGACGCCGCGCTGGTCTACGAGCCGGAGTCCTCCGGTGCCCTCGGCTTCGGCTTCCGCATCGGCTTCCTCGGCCTGCTGCACCTGGAGATCGTCCGCGAGCGGCTCGAGCGCGAGTTCAACCTGTCGCTCATCTCCACCGCTCCGAACGTGGTCTACCGGGTCCGGATGGAGGACGGCTCGGAGGAGGTCGTCACCAACCCCTCGGAGTACCCCGGGGGCAAGATCGACCAGGTCTTCGAGCCGGTCGTGCGGGCGACGGTCCTGAGTCCCACCGACTACATCGGCACCATCATGGAGCTGTGCCAGGCCCGGCGCGGCCAGCTGATCGGCATGGACTACCTGTCGGAGGACCGGGTCGAGATCAAGTACACGCTGCCCATGGGCGAGATCATGTTCGACTTCTTCGACGCGCTGAAGAGTCGCACCAAGGGGTACGCCTCCCTGGACTACGAGCCCACCGGCGAGCAGGCGTCGGACCTCGTGAAGGTCGACGTGCTCCTGCAGGGTGAGGTGGTCGACGCGTTCAGCGCCATCGTCCACCGCGACAACGCCTACGCCTACGGCGTCTCGCTGGCGTCCAAGCTCAAGGAGCTCATCCCGCGGCAGCAGTTCGAGGTCCCCATCCAGGCCGCCATCGGTGCCCGGGTGATCGCCCGCGAGAACATCCGCGCGATCCGCAAGGACGTGCTCGCCAAGTGCTACGGCGGTGACATCAGCCGCAAGCGCAAGCTGCTGGAGAAGCAGAAGGAGGGCAAGAAGCGGATGAAGATGGTCGGTCGGGTCGAGGTGCCGCAGGAGGCCTTCATCGCGGCGCTGTCGACCGGCGAGACCGCCAAGAACTGA
- the rpsT gene encoding 30S ribosomal protein S20 → MANIKSQIKRNRQNEAARERNKSVRSALKTSIRRFTEAADAGNEDAKVLAAEATRKLDKAASKGVIHKNQAANRKSSIAKRAAAL, encoded by the coding sequence GTGGCGAACATCAAGTCGCAGATCAAGCGCAACCGCCAGAACGAGGCGGCCCGTGAGCGCAACAAGTCGGTCCGCTCGGCGCTCAAGACGTCGATCCGTCGCTTCACCGAGGCCGCCGACGCCGGCAACGAGGACGCCAAGGTCCTGGCCGCCGAGGCCACGCGCAAGCTCGACAAGGCCGCCAGCAAAGGCGTCATCCACAAGAACCAGGCGGCCAACCGCAAGTCGTCGATCGCCAAGCGGGCCGCCGCTCTCTGA
- the holA gene encoding DNA polymerase III subunit delta translates to MATVFGKVLLISGNAEFLAERTRRRAVDTIRSQQADCEIAESSAAGLGPGELAGLTSPSLFSSASALVLTDLQDLPEQPQAELLAYVADPSPDIAVVLVHGGGAKGRGLLDKLRKHPAVTEVKVEAPKYERDVVRWLREELRALGAVIDEQAATVLVTSVGQDLRSLAGAADQLIASVPPGSEISEEVVRRYFGGRAEVRGYEVADATLDGRIDIAIERARWAATAKVAPVLITSAMAAGLRQLVKLATAPPGLRDAELAAHVGAPPFKLRALRGQLQTWDPDGLRQALDHVAQADLDVKGASADPAYAVERMVLRIAALRRRPARG, encoded by the coding sequence GTGGCGACGGTCTTCGGCAAGGTGCTCCTCATCTCCGGCAATGCCGAGTTCCTCGCCGAACGCACCAGGCGCCGCGCCGTCGACACGATCCGTTCCCAGCAGGCCGACTGCGAGATCGCCGAGTCCTCGGCCGCGGGGCTCGGGCCGGGGGAGCTGGCCGGGCTCACCAGTCCGTCACTGTTCAGCTCCGCCAGCGCGTTGGTGCTCACCGACCTGCAGGACCTGCCCGAGCAGCCCCAGGCCGAGCTGTTGGCCTACGTGGCCGACCCGTCACCCGACATCGCGGTCGTCCTCGTCCACGGCGGCGGCGCCAAGGGGCGCGGTCTGCTCGACAAGCTCCGCAAGCACCCGGCCGTGACCGAGGTGAAGGTCGAGGCACCCAAGTACGAGCGCGACGTCGTCCGGTGGCTCCGCGAGGAGCTGCGGGCGCTCGGAGCGGTCATCGACGAGCAGGCGGCCACGGTCCTGGTCACCTCGGTCGGACAGGACCTGCGCTCCTTGGCGGGGGCCGCCGACCAGCTCATCGCCTCGGTGCCGCCGGGGTCGGAGATCTCCGAGGAGGTCGTGCGCCGGTACTTCGGGGGACGGGCCGAGGTCCGCGGCTACGAGGTCGCCGACGCCACGCTGGACGGGCGCATCGACATCGCCATCGAGCGGGCGCGATGGGCGGCCACGGCGAAGGTCGCGCCGGTGCTCATCACCTCGGCCATGGCCGCCGGGCTGCGTCAGCTCGTCAAGCTCGCGACGGCGCCACCGGGTCTGCGAGACGCCGAGCTGGCCGCGCACGTCGGTGCACCGCCGTTCAAGCTCCGTGCCCTGCGCGGACAGCTGCAGACCTGGGATCCTGACGGGCTGCGCCAGGCCCTCGACCACGTGGCGCAGGCCGACCTCGACGTCAAGGGCGCGTCGGCCGATCCGGCCTACGCGGTCGAACGGATGGTGCTGCGGATTGCCGCCCTGCGCCGGCGTCCGGCCCGGGGCTGA
- a CDS encoding ComEC/Rec2 family competence protein: MSTDLRVVAPAVAGWLTAALLVGPAGPSSRTAVLVAVVALLVAGVAGRRPWLVLLCLVVTVVAASTGWRLATVESSPVSELASEGRVVTAEVTVRRDARVFEGQGRPGVVVGLVVDRVSVDGRTIDVDGRATGFGAGGPAGLTAESWVVGRRGVVRARLAPSDSSDEVAVLRVLRADAPRDAPWWWEGSERVREGIRQGMSAAPAGPRALVPALVDGDDSAVPDDLSEDFRRSGLTHLLAVSGTNLTIVLGAVLVLARLAGVRRRLLWPVGVLAIVGFVCLARPDPSVVRAAAMGAVGLAALGYGSRGGLRALGWAVIALVFLDPWLSRSAGFVLSVSATAGILVLGPSLTTRLAAWLPRWLAVAVAVPTAAQLAVTPALAQLTGEVSLVAVAANLVAGPFVAPTTVLGLLAGLVAVVSVPVGSAIGWAAAAPAAAIIGVGRAASALDGASVAWPGPWWTLLLVTPVAGVALWWTARRPVLLLGLAGGLAVALWRPPDPGWPPPGWSVVSCDVGQGDATVVATGPGEAVVIDTGMEDRPVDRCLSRLGVERVRALVLTHADADHVDGWAGVTTGRQVDLVLVGSSGGPEVPGVPRRPVAAGDAFTVGGVHFQVLWPRPSTTGRQVDADRNDVSVVLSVTVDGTRFLLTGDVGPTAQRALLRSGVDLAADVLKVPHHGSADQDPGFFLATGARVALFSAGRDNTYGHPAPAAVDLVDDHGMSWWRTDRQGDVAVVVHDGELGVRARG; the protein is encoded by the coding sequence GTGAGCACCGACCTGCGAGTGGTCGCGCCGGCCGTCGCCGGCTGGCTCACGGCGGCGCTGCTCGTCGGACCGGCAGGACCGTCCTCCCGCACGGCGGTGCTGGTCGCCGTCGTGGCGCTGCTCGTGGCGGGAGTGGCCGGTCGGCGCCCATGGCTCGTCCTGCTGTGCCTCGTGGTCACGGTGGTGGCCGCCTCGACCGGTTGGCGGTTGGCGACCGTCGAGTCCTCACCGGTCAGCGAGCTGGCATCGGAGGGCCGCGTCGTCACGGCCGAGGTGACGGTGCGACGCGACGCCCGGGTGTTCGAGGGCCAGGGTCGGCCGGGGGTGGTGGTGGGCCTGGTGGTCGATCGGGTGAGCGTCGACGGACGCACGATCGACGTCGACGGACGGGCGACCGGGTTCGGAGCCGGCGGCCCGGCAGGCCTCACAGCCGAGTCGTGGGTGGTCGGTCGGCGTGGTGTCGTCAGGGCCCGGCTTGCGCCGTCGGACTCGAGCGACGAGGTCGCCGTCCTGCGCGTCCTGCGGGCCGACGCCCCGCGGGACGCCCCCTGGTGGTGGGAGGGTTCCGAGCGGGTGCGCGAGGGGATCCGGCAGGGCATGTCGGCCGCCCCTGCCGGCCCTCGTGCGCTGGTGCCGGCGCTGGTCGACGGAGACGACTCGGCGGTGCCCGACGACCTCTCCGAGGACTTCCGGCGCAGCGGGCTCACCCACCTGCTGGCGGTCTCCGGCACCAACCTGACGATCGTGCTCGGTGCCGTGCTCGTGCTGGCCCGTCTGGCCGGTGTGCGGCGCCGGCTCCTGTGGCCGGTCGGCGTGCTCGCGATCGTCGGGTTCGTCTGTCTGGCCCGTCCCGACCCGAGCGTCGTCCGAGCGGCCGCGATGGGCGCCGTCGGGCTGGCCGCCCTCGGCTACGGCAGCCGAGGTGGCCTCCGCGCGCTCGGCTGGGCCGTGATCGCCCTGGTCTTCCTCGACCCCTGGTTGTCCCGTTCGGCCGGTTTCGTGCTGTCGGTCAGTGCGACCGCCGGGATCCTGGTGCTCGGACCGTCGCTGACGACGCGGCTCGCTGCCTGGCTGCCACGCTGGCTCGCGGTGGCCGTCGCCGTCCCGACCGCCGCCCAGCTGGCCGTGACGCCCGCACTGGCCCAGCTGACCGGCGAGGTGTCCCTGGTCGCCGTGGCGGCCAACCTCGTCGCCGGGCCCTTCGTCGCGCCGACCACCGTCCTCGGCCTCCTCGCCGGCCTGGTGGCCGTGGTGTCGGTTCCTGTCGGCTCGGCCATCGGGTGGGCGGCCGCGGCCCCGGCGGCGGCCATCATCGGGGTCGGTCGCGCCGCATCGGCGCTCGACGGCGCCTCGGTCGCGTGGCCCGGCCCGTGGTGGACCCTGCTGCTCGTCACTCCGGTGGCGGGGGTGGCCCTGTGGTGGACGGCCCGACGCCCGGTGCTGCTGCTCGGCCTCGCCGGCGGGCTGGCCGTGGCCCTGTGGCGACCGCCCGACCCCGGCTGGCCGCCGCCCGGCTGGTCGGTCGTGAGCTGCGACGTCGGCCAGGGCGACGCCACCGTCGTCGCGACCGGACCGGGCGAGGCCGTCGTGATCGACACGGGCATGGAGGACCGGCCGGTCGACCGGTGCTTGAGCCGACTGGGTGTCGAGCGGGTCCGCGCCCTGGTGCTCACCCACGCCGACGCCGACCACGTCGACGGGTGGGCGGGGGTGACGACCGGCCGGCAGGTGGACCTGGTGCTGGTGGGCAGCTCCGGCGGGCCCGAGGTCCCTGGCGTCCCCCGGCGTCCGGTGGCGGCCGGGGACGCCTTCACCGTCGGTGGGGTGCACTTCCAGGTCCTGTGGCCCCGCCCCTCGACGACCGGCCGGCAGGTCGACGCCGACCGCAACGACGTCAGCGTCGTGCTGTCGGTGACGGTCGACGGCACCCGCTTCCTGCTGACCGGCGACGTCGGGCCCACGGCCCAGCGAGCGCTCCTGCGGTCCGGGGTCGACCTCGCCGCCGACGTGCTGAAGGTGCCGCACCACGGCTCGGCCGACCAGGACCCGGGATTCTTCCTCGCGACCGGCGCGCGGGTCGCCCTGTTCAGCGCCGGTCGCGACAACACCTACGGACACCCTGCCCCGGCCGCCGTCGACCTGGTGGACGACCACGGCATGTCGTGGTGGCGCACCGACCGTCAGGGCGACGTGGCCGTGGTGGTGCACGACGGCGAGCTGGGTGTCCGGGCCCGCGGCTAG
- a CDS encoding ComEA family DNA-binding protein, producing the protein MFSEPEETRAEVARRRLARLAASFDAQLPPPDDEAPVHTDEQVRRRLTGGHVRAVGVLATAAGVLLAWHLLAGRPSEEPAGGPVAFASSSGTVAESTTAGPTAAAGPDLVVDVVGRVARPGIVTLPPGSRVHEALAAAGGVVGDVDTTALNMARVLSDGEQLLVGIDPVVPVVPGGGPSGATGPVNLNTATAADLDELPGVGPVTAESILTWRAENGRFTSVDDLLDVSGIGEATLDRLRDLVTV; encoded by the coding sequence GTGTTCAGCGAACCGGAGGAGACCCGAGCCGAGGTGGCGCGGCGCCGGTTGGCCCGGCTCGCGGCGTCGTTCGACGCCCAGCTGCCGCCGCCGGACGACGAGGCGCCTGTGCACACCGACGAGCAGGTTCGCCGACGACTGACCGGCGGCCACGTCCGGGCGGTCGGGGTGCTGGCGACCGCGGCGGGCGTGCTGCTGGCGTGGCACCTGCTGGCCGGGCGCCCCAGCGAGGAACCGGCCGGGGGTCCGGTGGCGTTCGCGAGCTCGTCGGGCACGGTGGCCGAGTCCACCACCGCGGGCCCGACAGCTGCCGCGGGTCCCGACCTCGTCGTCGACGTGGTCGGCCGCGTCGCGCGGCCGGGCATCGTGACCCTGCCGCCGGGTTCCCGGGTCCACGAGGCGCTCGCTGCCGCCGGGGGAGTCGTCGGCGACGTCGACACCACCGCCCTGAACATGGCGCGGGTCCTGTCCGACGGCGAACAGCTGCTGGTCGGCATCGACCCGGTCGTGCCGGTGGTGCCCGGCGGAGGGCCTTCCGGCGCCACCGGTCCGGTGAACCTCAACACGGCCACGGCGGCCGACCTCGACGAGCTGCCCGGAGTCGGACCCGTCACGGCCGAGTCGATCCTCACGTGGCGTGCCGAGAACGGTCGGTTCACCTCCGTCGACGACCTGCTGGACGTCAGCGGCATCGGCGAGGCCACGCTCGACCGGCTCCGCGACCTCGTCACGGTGTGA
- a CDS encoding DegV family protein — MAGRRRTQKSSAFPGGVAVVTDSTASLSAEDARREGIVVVPLRVIVGANTFTEGHDVSADVIAAALKDFLPVSTSRPNPEEFGEVYRRLADDGATSIVSVHLSSRMSGTLDSAVLAAKDAPVPVTVVDSRQVGLATGFAAGRAARARGEGVTPEEVAEVARAAGAASTALIYVDTLDYLRRGGRVGAAAALLGSALAVKPLLTISDGLVVPLEKVRTSTRAMARMEVLATEAAGDGPADIGVQHLANPQVAEAFAARLATSLGRESVPVDEVGAVIGAHVGPGTVAVTVTPH; from the coding sequence ATGGCCGGGCGACGACGTACCCAGAAGTCCTCCGCGTTCCCCGGGGGAGTCGCGGTGGTCACCGACTCCACAGCGTCACTGTCGGCCGAGGACGCCCGGCGCGAGGGCATCGTGGTGGTGCCGCTGCGCGTCATCGTGGGTGCCAACACCTTCACCGAGGGTCACGACGTCTCCGCCGACGTCATCGCCGCAGCCCTGAAGGACTTCCTGCCGGTCAGCACGTCCCGGCCGAACCCCGAAGAGTTCGGCGAGGTGTACCGGCGGCTCGCCGACGACGGTGCGACGTCGATCGTCTCGGTGCACCTGTCCAGCCGGATGTCCGGCACGCTGGACTCCGCCGTGCTGGCCGCCAAGGATGCCCCCGTGCCGGTCACGGTGGTCGACTCCCGCCAGGTCGGACTGGCGACGGGATTCGCGGCTGGCCGCGCGGCCCGCGCCCGGGGTGAGGGAGTCACGCCCGAGGAAGTCGCCGAGGTCGCCCGGGCCGCCGGCGCGGCCTCGACCGCGCTCATCTACGTCGACACCCTCGACTACCTGCGCCGGGGCGGCCGCGTCGGCGCCGCTGCAGCGCTGCTCGGATCGGCGTTGGCCGTCAAGCCGCTGCTGACGATCTCCGACGGACTCGTGGTGCCGCTGGAGAAGGTGCGCACCAGCACGCGAGCGATGGCCCGCATGGAGGTGCTCGCCACCGAGGCAGCGGGCGACGGTCCCGCCGACATCGGTGTCCAGCACCTCGCCAACCCCCAGGTGGCCGAGGCCTTCGCGGCGCGTCTGGCCACATCGCTCGGGCGTGAGTCGGTGCCCGTCGACGAGGTGGGTGCCGTCATCGGGGCGCACGTCGGCCCGGGCACGGTCGCCGTCACCGTCACTCCGCACTGA
- the leuS gene encoding leucine--tRNA ligase — translation MTTPPMSSVPSPQRYTAELAAEIEARWQDRWEAEGTFHAANPVGDLAGDASAPKYFLMDMFPYPSGAGLHVGHPLGYIATDVVGRHRRMLGHNVLHALGYDAFGLPAELHAISTGEHPRANTEANMANMRRQLRRLGLGHDDRRSFATIDPDFVRWTQWIFLQLFGSWFDPDQQRARPIAELVDQLGTDDPDVIDGHRLAYVSDSPVNWCPGLGTVLANEEVTAEGRSERGNFPVFKRRMRQWNLRITAYGDRLIDDLDRVDWPESGKQMQRNWIGRSRGAEVDFATSVEPVRVFTTRPDTLFGATYLVLAPEHELVDALVADAWPDDTDPRWTGGASDPAEAVAQYRARAAAKTEVERQENREKTGVFTGSFATNPVNGEQVPVFVADYVLTGYGTGAIMAVPAHDARDFEFATAFGLPMPVVVDGGDGSLPWMGDGVATGSRHGDLDLDGLAVADAKATVVQWLETHGHGTGTTTYRLRDWLFSRQRYWGEPFPIVYDAAGHPVALPESMLPVELPEVPDYSPRTFEPEDAGSEPEPPLGRVREWVEVDLDLGDGVQRYRRETNTMPNWAGSSWYELRYTDPHHPDRIADPENERYWMGPQTDRRPDDAGGVDFYIGGVEHMVLHLLYVRFWHKVLFDLGHVSSEEPFQRLFNQGYIQAYAFTDARGAYVPADEVEEHVAGDGTTTWTHEGSPVQREYGKMGKSLKNVVTPDEMYEAYGADTFRVYEMSMGPLDVSRPWDTRAVVGAQRFLQRVWRLTVDEETGESVVTDTDTDPATMRVVHRTIDGVAADMEALRFNTAIAKLIELTNHLTKVGGATRGAVEPLVLMLAPFAPHLAEELWARLGHHDSLTREPYPVADPALLVEDTVTCVVQVRGKVRATLDVAPDAGDDELTALALAEPNVQRAIDGQEIRRIIVRAPKLVNVVV, via the coding sequence GTGACCACCCCGCCGATGTCGTCCGTCCCGTCGCCGCAGCGCTACACCGCCGAGCTGGCCGCCGAGATCGAGGCGCGCTGGCAGGACCGCTGGGAGGCCGAGGGCACCTTCCACGCCGCGAACCCCGTGGGTGACCTCGCGGGCGACGCCTCGGCCCCCAAGTACTTCCTGATGGACATGTTCCCGTACCCCTCGGGCGCCGGACTGCACGTCGGGCACCCGCTCGGCTACATCGCGACCGACGTCGTCGGCCGTCACCGCCGCATGCTCGGCCACAACGTGCTGCACGCGCTCGGGTACGACGCGTTCGGACTGCCGGCCGAGCTGCACGCGATCTCGACCGGCGAGCACCCCCGTGCGAACACCGAGGCCAACATGGCCAACATGCGCCGGCAGCTGCGCCGGCTCGGACTCGGTCACGACGACCGTCGGTCGTTCGCGACGATCGACCCCGACTTCGTGCGGTGGACGCAGTGGATCTTCCTGCAGCTGTTCGGGTCCTGGTTCGATCCTGATCAGCAGCGTGCCCGCCCCATCGCCGAGCTCGTCGACCAGCTGGGGACCGACGACCCCGACGTCATCGACGGCCACCGGCTGGCCTACGTGAGCGACTCGCCGGTCAACTGGTGCCCCGGTCTCGGCACGGTGCTGGCCAACGAGGAGGTCACGGCCGAGGGCCGGTCGGAGCGCGGCAACTTCCCGGTCTTCAAGCGACGGATGCGGCAGTGGAACCTGCGCATCACGGCCTACGGCGATCGCCTGATCGACGACCTCGACCGCGTCGACTGGCCCGAGTCCGGCAAGCAGATGCAGCGCAACTGGATCGGTCGGTCGCGCGGCGCCGAGGTCGACTTCGCGACCTCGGTCGAGCCGGTGCGCGTGTTCACCACCCGACCGGACACCCTGTTCGGTGCCACCTACCTCGTGCTGGCCCCGGAGCACGAGCTGGTCGACGCCCTCGTCGCCGACGCCTGGCCCGACGACACCGACCCACGCTGGACGGGTGGCGCGAGTGATCCGGCGGAGGCCGTCGCGCAGTACCGGGCCCGCGCCGCCGCCAAGACCGAGGTCGAGCGGCAGGAGAACCGCGAGAAGACCGGCGTGTTCACCGGTTCGTTCGCCACCAACCCGGTCAACGGCGAGCAGGTCCCGGTCTTCGTGGCCGACTACGTGCTGACCGGCTACGGCACCGGGGCGATCATGGCCGTCCCCGCCCACGACGCGCGCGACTTCGAGTTCGCGACCGCCTTCGGGCTGCCCATGCCCGTCGTGGTCGACGGTGGCGACGGCTCGTTGCCCTGGATGGGCGACGGCGTCGCGACCGGGTCCCGCCACGGCGATCTCGACCTCGACGGACTGGCCGTCGCCGACGCCAAGGCCACCGTCGTGCAGTGGCTGGAGACCCACGGCCACGGCACCGGCACCACCACCTACCGGCTGCGGGACTGGCTGTTCAGCCGCCAACGCTACTGGGGCGAGCCGTTCCCCATCGTGTACGACGCCGCCGGGCACCCGGTCGCCCTCCCGGAGTCGATGTTGCCGGTGGAGCTGCCGGAGGTGCCGGACTACTCGCCCCGCACCTTCGAGCCCGAGGACGCGGGCAGCGAGCCCGAACCGCCGCTCGGCCGGGTCCGTGAGTGGGTCGAGGTCGACCTGGACCTCGGCGACGGCGTCCAGCGGTACCGCCGCGAGACCAACACCATGCCCAACTGGGCCGGCTCCAGCTGGTACGAGCTGCGCTACACCGACCCGCACCACCCCGACCGGATCGCCGACCCCGAGAACGAGCGGTACTGGATGGGCCCCCAGACCGACCGGCGGCCCGACGACGCCGGAGGTGTGGACTTCTACATCGGCGGCGTCGAGCACATGGTGCTGCACCTGCTCTACGTCCGCTTCTGGCACAAGGTGCTGTTCGACCTCGGCCACGTGAGCAGCGAGGAGCCGTTCCAGCGGCTGTTCAACCAGGGCTACATCCAGGCCTACGCCTTCACCGACGCCCGGGGCGCCTACGTGCCGGCCGACGAGGTCGAGGAGCACGTCGCCGGCGACGGCACGACCACCTGGACCCATGAGGGCAGTCCGGTGCAGCGCGAGTACGGCAAGATGGGCAAGAGCCTGAAGAACGTCGTGACCCCCGACGAGATGTACGAGGCCTACGGCGCCGACACGTTCCGGGTCTACGAGATGAGCATGGGTCCGCTCGACGTGTCCCGCCCGTGGGACACCCGCGCCGTCGTCGGGGCCCAGCGCTTCCTGCAGCGGGTGTGGCGCCTCACGGTCGACGAGGAGACGGGGGAGTCGGTCGTCACGGACACCGACACCGATCCCGCGACGATGCGGGTCGTCCACCGCACGATCGACGGGGTCGCGGCCGACATGGAGGCCCTGCGCTTCAACACCGCGATCGCCAAGCTCATCGAGCTGACGAACCACCTCACCAAGGTCGGCGGCGCGACCCGGGGTGCCGTGGAGCCCCTGGTGCTGATGCTGGCGCCGTTCGCCCCCCACCTCGCCGAGGAGCTGTGGGCGCGACTCGGGCACCACGACTCGCTCACCCGGGAGCCGTACCCGGTGGCCGACCCCGCCCTGCTGGTCGAGGACACCGTGACCTGCGTCGTGCAGGTCCGGGGCAAGGTGCGGGCCACGCTCGACGTCGCGCCCGACGCCGGCGACGACGAGCTGACCGCGCTGGCGCTCGCCGAACCGAACGTGCAACGGGCGATCGACGGCCAGGAGATCCGGCGGATCATCGTCCGCGCGCCGAAGCTGGTGAACGTGGTCGTCTAG
- the glf gene encoding UDP-galactopyranose mutase produces MVSADLLVVGSGFFGLTVAERAAERGLKVLVIDRRDHLGGNAYSETDPETGIEVHRYGAHLFHTSNERVWEYVNRFTDFTDYEHRVYTTHRGEVFPLPINLGTVNQFFRSAHGPDAARALLAEQADEFDSSTARNLEEKGISLIGRPLYEAFIRDYTAKQWQTDPTELPPEVISRLPVRYTYDNRYFNDTHEGLPVDGYTAWLERMADHPGIEVRLSTDFFDEGQEANKSATVGVVPVVYTGPVDRYFDYAEGRLSWRTLDFESEVLPIGDFQGTPVMNYADSDTAYTRIHEFRHFHPERDYRSDKTIIMREFSRFAEGDDEPYYPVNTPEDRERLLAYRRRTESESGVLFGGRLGTYQYLDMHMAIGSALSMVDNQLPDLLPSLAGD; encoded by the coding sequence GTGGTCTCAGCAGATCTTCTCGTCGTGGGGTCGGGCTTCTTCGGTCTGACCGTGGCCGAACGGGCCGCCGAGCGTGGGCTGAAGGTGCTCGTGATCGACCGGCGCGACCACCTCGGCGGGAACGCCTACAGCGAGACCGACCCGGAGACCGGCATCGAGGTCCACCGGTACGGTGCGCACCTGTTCCACACCTCGAACGAGCGGGTCTGGGAGTACGTCAACCGGTTCACCGACTTCACCGACTACGAGCACCGCGTCTACACCACCCACCGCGGCGAGGTGTTCCCGCTGCCGATCAACCTGGGCACCGTCAACCAGTTCTTCCGCAGCGCCCACGGCCCGGACGCCGCGCGTGCGCTGCTGGCCGAGCAGGCCGACGAGTTCGACTCCTCCACGGCGCGCAACCTCGAGGAGAAGGGCATCAGCCTGATCGGCCGCCCGCTCTACGAGGCGTTCATCCGCGACTACACAGCCAAGCAGTGGCAGACCGACCCCACCGAGCTGCCGCCGGAGGTCATCAGCCGCCTGCCCGTGCGCTACACCTACGACAACCGGTACTTCAACGACACCCACGAGGGCCTGCCGGTCGACGGTTACACGGCCTGGCTGGAGCGGATGGCCGACCACCCGGGCATCGAGGTGCGCCTGTCGACCGACTTCTTCGACGAGGGCCAGGAGGCCAACAAGTCGGCCACCGTCGGCGTCGTGCCGGTGGTCTACACCGGACCCGTCGACCGGTACTTCGACTACGCCGAGGGCCGCCTGTCGTGGCGCACGCTCGACTTCGAGTCCGAGGTGCTGCCGATCGGTGACTTCCAGGGAACGCCGGTCATGAACTACGCCGACTCCGACACCGCCTACACCCGCATCCACGAGTTCCGGCACTTCCACCCCGAACGGGACTACCGGTCGGACAAGACCATCATCATGCGCGAGTTCTCCCGGTTCGCCGAGGGCGACGACGAGCCGTACTACCCGGTCAACACGCCGGAGGACCGCGAGCGGCTGCTGGCCTACCGGCGCCGCACCGAGAGCGAGTCGGGGGTCCTTTTCGGTGGCCGGCTGGGCACGTACCAGTACCTCGACATGCACATGGCGATCGGCTCGGCGCTGTCGATGGTCGACAACCAGCTGCCGGACCTCCTGCCGTCGCTCGCGGGGGACTGA